Proteins encoded by one window of Lacipirellulaceae bacterium:
- a CDS encoding peroxiredoxin — MCAKRFSLASLLVLFCCDSISYAAEATATKEAKTKKPVVLKVGDAAPKFAGVTDRGKKWKSEDHVGKKILVVYFYPADMTGGCTKQACSYRDLIKTMVQEGSQDELPIEVIGVSGDSVENHKHFREEYKLNFTLLADPKGEIAKAFGVRMGKGGTVNWQLDGMPIELVRGVTTGRWTFVIGPDKRIAYKNEKVKPAKDAAQVMKVVAGLKSKKS; from the coding sequence ATGTGCGCTAAAAGATTTTCACTTGCGTCACTCTTGGTTCTGTTCTGTTGCGATTCGATCAGTTACGCCGCTGAGGCAACGGCGACGAAGGAAGCTAAGACCAAGAAGCCTGTTGTGCTCAAGGTGGGTGACGCGGCTCCGAAGTTTGCAGGCGTGACAGATCGGGGGAAGAAGTGGAAGTCTGAGGACCATGTTGGTAAGAAAATCTTAGTCGTCTATTTCTATCCGGCTGATATGACGGGCGGATGTACGAAACAGGCTTGTAGTTATCGCGATCTCATCAAAACGATGGTGCAGGAGGGAAGTCAGGATGAGCTTCCTATCGAAGTCATCGGAGTCAGTGGTGATTCGGTCGAGAATCACAAGCACTTTCGCGAGGAATACAAGCTGAATTTCACGTTACTGGCCGATCCCAAGGGCGAGATCGCCAAGGCTTTCGGGGTAAGAATGGGTAAGGGAGGAACCGTCAACTGGCAACTCGACGGCATGCCCATCGAGCTCGTCCGCGGCGTTACTACGGGCCGTTGGACGTTTGTTATCGGGCCAGATAAAAGAATCGCTTACAAAAACGAGAAAGTGAAACCGGCAAAGGACGCTGCCCAAGTGATGAAGGTTGTCGCAGGGTTGAAATCGAAGAAGTCGTGA
- a CDS encoding glycosyltransferase family 4 protein yields MRITLLNQYYTPDLAPTAHLSASLAEHRAALGDEVRVLTSRGGYVDASDVAASESSGNLKVSRLWTPRFGKKYALLRIMDYAAFYLQTLLRMIFMKRQDVIITLTTPPLIGLTAVAHRILHPSTKIILWNMDCYPDVLEQVDMVKSGGIASRLLRFLVRLQFRWVDHLVTLDEAMSDLLLRQYEPSKRKLPTTVIPNWERSSLFPKDEQYSPWTPNDSEAFRDKFVVLYLGNTGYGHEFETVVQAAEQLRGDALVFLFVGGGKRWQMLEEAKREKNLDNFILHGYVPKEETPQVMNSSDCALITLSDSSLGIMSPSKMHSNLACGLPILYLGPQGSNVDEAIETFDCGESVRHGEVDQVVAFLRRCVSDDEYRMQLKSNARKAFDSRYCDDKTLPMFDAIIEELVQQ; encoded by the coding sequence ATGCGGATTACTCTTCTCAATCAGTACTATACTCCCGATCTCGCTCCGACGGCTCACCTGTCAGCTTCTTTGGCAGAGCATCGCGCTGCTTTGGGCGACGAAGTCCGTGTTCTGACTAGTCGTGGCGGGTATGTCGATGCGTCGGATGTGGCGGCTTCAGAGTCTTCGGGCAATCTGAAAGTCTCCAGGCTTTGGACTCCTCGCTTTGGAAAAAAGTATGCCTTGCTGCGGATCATGGATTACGCGGCGTTCTACCTCCAGACGCTGCTGCGAATGATCTTCATGAAGCGGCAGGATGTGATCATTACGCTCACGACGCCCCCGTTGATTGGGCTGACGGCGGTCGCTCATCGAATCCTCCATCCGAGCACGAAGATCATTCTTTGGAACATGGACTGTTATCCCGATGTGCTTGAGCAAGTCGACATGGTGAAATCGGGCGGCATCGCAAGTCGCTTGTTGCGTTTCCTCGTGCGGCTTCAGTTTCGTTGGGTTGATCATTTGGTTACCCTCGACGAAGCAATGAGCGATCTGCTGCTTCGGCAATACGAACCTTCAAAGCGTAAGCTACCGACGACCGTTATTCCCAATTGGGAACGCAGCAGCCTGTTTCCCAAGGACGAACAGTATTCCCCTTGGACGCCGAATGACTCGGAAGCGTTTCGCGATAAATTCGTCGTTCTCTATTTGGGTAATACCGGGTATGGGCATGAGTTTGAAACCGTAGTGCAAGCGGCGGAACAATTACGTGGGGATGCTCTCGTCTTCCTGTTTGTTGGTGGAGGCAAGCGGTGGCAGATGCTGGAGGAAGCCAAACGAGAGAAGAACCTCGACAATTTCATTCTGCATGGTTACGTTCCTAAAGAGGAAACTCCTCAGGTGATGAATTCGTCGGATTGTGCGTTGATTACGCTCTCCGATTCCAGTTTGGGGATTATGAGTCCCAGCAAGATGCACTCAAATCTAGCCTGCGGACTTCCCATTCTTTATTTGGGGCCGCAAGGTAGCAATGTGGATGAAGCCATTGAAACCTTTGATTGCGGCGAAAGCGTGCGGCATGGCGAGGTCGATCAAGTGGTTGCTTTTTTGCGTCGTTGCGTTTCTGATGACGAGTATCGGATGCAGCTCAAGTCTAATGCTCGAAAAGCTTTCGATAGTCGATACTGCGATGACAAGACCCTGCCAATGTTCGATGCGATCATTGAAGAATTGGTCCAGCAGTAG
- a CDS encoding PEP-CTERM sorting domain-containing protein: protein MSRQSLLAATFICVFNTHANAAEVSFSLQSRQVTPEEVADTNGPPDGHLVHDFFLTTNADILRIGDVFIEGSGLYNNSIGSNTAPPNPAFITVFPSLAADSWITTPGLVTATAGGDLGEPNVSWFDVTDDGPQQNFHFARLTVAGPCPTFVFRGVVSVSAANGPEIVPFSIIVFCPEPTSMALLGLGMLATLGVRRRHETPR from the coding sequence ATGAGTAGACAATCCCTACTAGCTGCCACGTTTATCTGTGTTTTCAACACACATGCAAACGCTGCCGAGGTTTCTTTCTCACTTCAATCGCGGCAGGTCACTCCAGAAGAGGTCGCTGATACCAACGGCCCACCAGATGGCCATCTTGTCCACGACTTCTTTCTGACTACTAATGCTGACATCCTGCGAATTGGTGATGTCTTCATTGAAGGTTCAGGGCTCTACAACAACTCCATAGGTTCGAATACGGCACCGCCAAATCCAGCTTTCATTACGGTATTTCCTTCCTTAGCAGCTGACTCCTGGATCACCACACCAGGCCTTGTCACGGCAACGGCCGGTGGTGACTTGGGCGAGCCCAATGTCTCGTGGTTCGACGTAACCGATGACGGACCGCAGCAAAATTTTCATTTCGCACGGCTCACCGTCGCAGGCCCTTGCCCAACGTTTGTTTTTCGTGGAGTTGTCAGCGTATCTGCAGCAAACGGTCCAGAGATCGTTCCGTTTTCGATCATTGTTTTTTGCCCCGAGCCGACCAGCATGGCCTTGCTCGGTCTCGGGATGCTCGCAACCCTGGGTGTCCGTCGCCGCCACGAAACACCCCGCTAA
- a CDS encoding PEP-CTERM sorting domain-containing protein: MRKPALLVATLVLVLTTHVKAAQVNFHFGNARQITAEELEGDGPLPDSYVYDFFLSSDADILRVGNVFVELFSGSGQLYNSPLGSNTAPPNPTFVAVFPALGADSWITTPGSVTATAGGSLGDDNASWFDTSDDGPQQNFHFARLTADGVGAFRGVVSVAGANGPESFPFNIIFSPPIMPFPEPTSLALFAIGLLSFAGNRCRGIGN; the protein is encoded by the coding sequence ATGCGAAAACCCGCCCTGCTCGTTGCTACGTTGGTATTGGTTCTCACGACTCACGTGAAGGCTGCCCAGGTGAACTTTCACTTTGGCAATGCTCGACAGATTACGGCTGAAGAACTTGAAGGCGACGGGCCGTTACCTGACAGCTACGTTTACGACTTCTTCCTCTCCTCGGATGCTGACATTCTGCGGGTCGGGAACGTGTTCGTCGAGCTTTTCAGTGGGAGCGGCCAGCTCTACAACAGTCCCCTTGGCTCGAACACCGCTCCGCCCAATCCAACCTTTGTCGCGGTTTTCCCAGCCCTCGGCGCCGACTCTTGGATCACAACGCCCGGCAGCGTCACGGCAACCGCCGGAGGCAGCTTGGGGGACGACAACGCTTCGTGGTTCGATACCTCCGACGACGGCCCGCAGCAAAACTTCCATTTCGCCCGCCTCACCGCCGACGGAGTCGGAGCCTTCCGCGGAGTCGTCAGCGTGGCTGGCGCAAACGGCCCCGAGAGCTTCCCCTTCAACATCATCTTCAGCCCTCCCATCATGCCGTTTCCCGAGCCGACTAGTTTGGCACTGTTCGCAATCGGACTATTAAGTTTTGCCGGAAACCGTTGCCGTGGAATTGGCAACTAA
- a CDS encoding TIM barrel protein has translation MHRRELLKSTGLAAASVGLASLTTSQLQAQQPSAKAAGSEATMKNNFNLKYAPHPGQFKHSAGDDYLAQLRYAADLGFTAWEDNGMKKRSVEVQEQAAKIMQDNGMTMGVFVAHGDFNAVSFTGTNKGEREKVLKDIRDSIEVAKRVNAKWMTVVTDKVNIRLEPGYQTAHCVDLLRQCCEILEPHNLVMVLEPLNWWANHPGLFLNKIPQAYEICRAVDSPSCKILFDIYHQQIQEGNLIPNIDMAWSEIGYFQCGDNPGRKEPGTGEINYRNVFRHIHKKGFEGVMGMEHGNSKPGAEGEKALVEAYVKADDF, from the coding sequence ATGCATCGACGCGAACTCTTAAAATCGACAGGCCTGGCCGCCGCGAGTGTTGGTTTGGCCTCTCTAACGACTTCTCAATTGCAAGCCCAGCAGCCCTCAGCGAAAGCTGCAGGTTCTGAAGCCACCATGAAGAACAATTTCAATCTAAAGTACGCTCCCCATCCGGGGCAATTCAAGCACTCAGCGGGCGACGATTACCTCGCCCAGCTTCGTTACGCAGCCGACTTGGGTTTCACCGCCTGGGAAGACAACGGCATGAAGAAGCGATCGGTCGAGGTGCAAGAGCAGGCCGCCAAGATCATGCAGGACAACGGTATGACGATGGGCGTGTTCGTCGCCCATGGCGACTTCAACGCCGTTTCGTTCACGGGCACGAACAAGGGTGAGCGGGAGAAAGTCCTGAAAGACATTCGCGACAGCATCGAAGTCGCCAAGCGGGTGAACGCCAAGTGGATGACCGTCGTCACGGACAAGGTGAACATCCGCCTTGAGCCGGGCTACCAAACGGCCCACTGCGTTGACCTCCTCAGGCAATGCTGCGAGATCCTCGAGCCGCACAATCTGGTGATGGTCCTCGAGCCCTTAAACTGGTGGGCGAATCATCCGGGCTTGTTCCTGAACAAGATTCCCCAGGCCTACGAAATCTGCCGTGCGGTCGACAGCCCTTCATGCAAGATCCTCTTCGACATTTACCACCAGCAGATTCAAGAAGGGAACCTCATCCCCAACATTGACATGGCCTGGAGCGAGATCGGCTACTTCCAATGCGGCGACAACCCGGGCCGGAAAGAACCTGGCACCGGCGAAATCAACTACCGCAACGTCTTCCGCCACATTCACAAGAAAGGTTTTGAAGGCGTGATGGGCATGGAACACGGTAATTCAAAACCGGGTGCCGAGGGGGAAAAGGCTCTGGTAGAGGCGTATGTCAAAGCGGATGACTTCTAG
- a CDS encoding PEP-CTERM sorting domain-containing protein translates to MATCLAISLANGLHAAEVTFAGPTVRPVTSEEVADEGGPSPKSRVYDFFLSSDADIVSLASGSTSLVGSQFIYNNAAGSDTAPPNPLFLEVFPALAADSWITTPGTTFRDTCPFDSCATRLWMDTTDDGPQTNFQFARRTSASPFVFEGVVTVAGPTGPEAFPFAFSIVPEPSALLVLGLGLTSLLINRRRTSLLSRDSC, encoded by the coding sequence ATGGCAACATGCTTAGCGATAAGCCTAGCCAACGGCCTGCATGCTGCTGAGGTGACGTTCGCTGGCCCAACGGTCCGCCCCGTCACCTCAGAGGAAGTCGCCGATGAGGGAGGACCTTCACCGAAGAGTCGTGTCTATGACTTTTTCTTGTCCTCAGACGCCGACATCGTTTCGCTTGCATCAGGTTCTACCTCACTTGTCGGGTCTCAGTTCATCTACAATAACGCAGCTGGATCTGACACTGCTCCGCCGAACCCACTATTCCTGGAAGTCTTTCCGGCTCTGGCTGCTGACTCGTGGATTACGACACCAGGAACCACTTTTCGCGACACGTGTCCGTTTGATTCCTGTGCGACCCGACTATGGATGGACACAACCGATGATGGCCCCCAAACGAATTTTCAGTTCGCACGGCGGACGAGTGCTTCGCCATTTGTCTTCGAAGGGGTTGTCACGGTTGCCGGGCCGACCGGTCCTGAAGCGTTTCCCTTTGCATTTTCGATCGTGCCCGAGCCGAGTGCGTTACTGGTTCTCGGCTTAGGCCTTACAAGCCTGCTGATAAACCGCCGTCGGACTTCGCTGCTCTCACGAGATTCTTGTTGA